One region of Tamandua tetradactyla isolate mTamTet1 chromosome 6, mTamTet1.pri, whole genome shotgun sequence genomic DNA includes:
- the TNFRSF11B gene encoding tumor necrosis factor receptor superfamily member 11B encodes MNKLLCCALVFLDISIKWTSQETFPPKYLHYDPETSRPLMCDKCPPGTYLKQHCTARWKTVCAPCPDHYYADSWHTSDECLYCNSVCKELQYVKQECNRTHNRLCECEEGRYLELEFCAKHRSCPPGFGVVQVGTPERNTVCKRCPHGFFSNETSSKAPCRRHTNCSAFGLLVIQKGNATNDTICSGNSESTPKCGIDVTLCEEAFFRFAVPTKLTPNWLSVLADNLPGTKVNTESVERIKRRHSSQEQTFQLLKLWKHQNKDQDMVKKIIQDIDLCENSVQRHIGHINLTLEQLSSLMESLPGRKVEAEDIERTMTACKSSEQILKLLSLWRIKNGDQDTLKGLLHGLKHLKTYRFPKTVTQSLKKTIRFLHSFTMYRLYQKLFLEMIGNQVQSVKISCL; translated from the exons ATGAACAAGCTGCTGTGCTGCGCGCTTGTG ttcCTGGACATCTCCATTAAATGGACCTCCCAGGAAACCTTTCCTCCAAAGTATCTTCATTATGACCCAGAAACCTCTCGTCCGCTGATGTGTGACAAATGTCCTCCTGGCACCTACCTAAAACAACACTGTACAGCAAGGTGGAAGACCGTCTGTGCCCCGTGCCCCGACCACTACTACGCAGACAGCTGGCACACCAGTGATGAGTGCCTGTACTGCAACTCTGTGTGCAAGGAGCTGCAGTATGTAAAGCAGGAATGCAATCGCACCCATAACCGCTTATGCGAATGCGAGGAAGGGCGCTATCTCGAGCTCGAGTTCTGCGCGAAGCACAGGAGCTGTCCCCCAGGATTTGGAGTGGTACAAGTTG GAACCCCGGAGCGAAATACAGTTTGCAAAAGATGTCCACATGGGTTCTTCTCAAATGAGACGTCATCTAAAGCACCCTGTAGGAGACACACAAATTGCAGTGCATTTGGGCTCCTGGTAATTCAGAAAGGAAATGCAACAAATGACACTATATGTTCTGGAAACAGTGAATCAACTCCAAAATGTGGAATAG ATGTCACCCTGTGTGAGGAAGCATTCTTCAGGTTTGCTGTTCCTACGAAGCTTACCCCTAATTGGCTCAGTGTCCTGGCAGATAATTTGCCTGGCACCAAAGTAAACACAGAGAGTGTGGAGAGGATTAAACGGCGACACAGCTCGCAGGAACAGACTTTCCAGCTGCTAAAGTTATGGAAACACCAAAACAAAGACCAAGATATGGTCAAGAAGATCATTCAAG ATATTGACCTCTGTGAAAACAGCGTGCAACGGCACATCGGGCACATAAACCTCACCTTGGAGCAGCTAAGTAGCTTGATGGAAAGCTTACCGGGGAGAAAAGTGGAAGCCGAGGACATCGAAAGAACGATGACGGCGTGCAAATCAAGTGAGCAGATCCTGAAGCTGCTCAGCCTGTGGAGAATTAAAAATGGTGACCAGGACACTCTCAAGGGACTGCTGCACGGACTCAAGCACCTGAAGACGTACCGCTTTCCCAAAACCGTCACTCAGAGCCTGAAGAAGACCATCAGGTTTCTTCACAGCTTTACCATGTACAGGTTATATCAGAAGCTGTTTTTAGAAATGATAGGGAACCAGGTCCAATCAGTAAAAATAAGCTGCTTATAA